GATGCTGGAGCACGCCGTAGCACCATATTACATCAAAAGAGCAGTCTGAAAAAGGCATCTGATACACATTTGCAGCCAGAAGCACAATGTCCATTTTCCGGCTTGCGCTGCGCTCCCCAGCAATTTTCAGGGCACCAAGTGATACATCCACAGCAACCACATCAAACCCGCGCATCCGCAGGGGAAGCGCATATTTTCCACTTCCGCAGCCTGCATCCAGCAAGCGTCCTTTTGTCAGGTAAGGAGCCAGAAGTTCAAGGGAATAGTGCCCTCCTTTCCAGCTTTTGGATTCCCTGTTCCATGCCAGGATGTGTTGTTTCATAAATATATAAAATCGCTTAATTCCAACTGGAACTATTATAATGTATGCAGGCCATTCTTTGCAGCATGAAAACCGCGATGACAATAGCAGGCGTTGATTCAGGCGGGGGCGCGGGTATAGCAGCGGATTTAAAGACGTTTTCCGCACTCGGGGTTCACGGAACCTGTGTGATCACCTCTCTCACGGCACAGAACAC
The nucleotide sequence above comes from Candidatus Methanoperedens sp.. Encoded proteins:
- a CDS encoding methyltransferase domain-containing protein, giving the protein MKQHILAWNRESKSWKGGHYSLELLAPYLTKGRLLDAGCGSGKYALPLRMRGFDVVAVDVSLGALKIAGERSASRKMDIVLLAANVYQMPFSDCSFDVIWCYGVLQHLLLKERELAVREFWRILRQGGLLFLEVFGEEDMRYGGREVEPDTFSRKNGIVYHYFNKSELEELLRDFSCNIVESRRKKRFDGVYYKRHMISAVAKKE